Proteins from a single region of Acanthochromis polyacanthus isolate Apoly-LR-REF ecotype Palm Island chromosome 11, KAUST_Apoly_ChrSc, whole genome shotgun sequence:
- the matn1 gene encoding cartilage matrix protein, with protein sequence MMPAPPFFLLLLGLVGAHAAVDLRMAAAMAAGLCKTRPTDLVFIIDSSRSVRPSEFEQVKVFLAKVIEGLDVGPNATRVGVVNYASRVKNEVSLKTHRTKAGLVKAVTKIEPLSTGTMTGLAIQFALNVAFSDGEGARVKSRDISKVAIIVTDGRPQDNVKEVAQRARDAGIEIFAIGVGRVDMSTLKQMASDPLDDHVDYVESYSVIEKLTKKFQEAFCVSDLCATGDHDCEQVCISSPGSYKCACKDGFTLMDDGRSCSACSNSATDVVFLIDGSKSVRPENFELVKKWINQIVDKLDVSDSKAHVGLVQYSSSVKLEFPLDRYKNKKDLKDAVKKMAYMERGTMTGQALNFMTENSLGARPGVTKVGIVFTDGRSQDYIGDAAKRVKENGFKMYAVGVGNAVEDELKEIASEPTGEHYFYTADFKTMSQIAKKLQINICQEEDPCECDSLVKFQKKVEDALQALTKKLESMSKRIALLENKIV encoded by the exons ATGATGCCTGCCCCGCCGTTTTTCCTGCTGCTACTGGGCCTCGTAGGAGCTCATGCTGCCGTTGATCTTCGCATGGCCGCTGCCATGG CGGCTGGTTTGTGCAAAACCCGACCCACAGACCTCGTCTTCATTATCGATAGCAGTCGGAGTGTTCGCCCTTCCGAGTTTGAGCAAGTTAAAGTCTTCCTGGCAAAGGTCATCGAGGGGCTGGATGTTGGACCCAACGCCACCCGTGTGGGAGTCGTTAACTATGCCAGCCGAGTCAAGAACGAG GTGTCTCTGAAGACTCATCGCACCAAAGCCGGGCTGGTGAAGGCTGTGACCAAAATCGAGCCCCTGTCCACTGGAACAATGACTGGTCTGGCCATCCAGTTTGCCTTGAATGTGGCTTTCAGTGACGGCGAGGGTGCTCGTGTCAAGTCCCGTGATATCAGCAAG GTTGCCATTATTGTGACAGACGGGCGTCCCCAGGACAACGTGAAGGAAGTGGCTCAGCGTGCACGAGATGCCGGCATTGAGATCTTTGCCATCGGTGTGGGCCGCGTGGACATGAGCACTCTGAAGCAGATGGCCAGCGATCCTCTGGATGACCATGTGGACTACGTGGAGAGCTACAGCGTCATTGAAAAGCTCACCAAGAAGTTCCAGGAGGCCTTCTGTG TGTCGGACCTGTGTGCCACTGGGGATCATGACTGCGAGCAGGTATGCATCAGCAGTCCAGGATCATACAAATGTGCCTGCAAAGACGGCTTTACCCTCATGGACGATGGTCGCAGCTGCAgtg CTTGCAGCAACTCCGCAACAGATGTGGTGTTCCTGATCGATGGCTCTAAGAGCGTTCGCCCTGAGAACTTTGAGTTGGTCAAGAAGTGGATCAACCAGATCGTCGACAAACTGGACGTCTCTGACAGCAAGGCTCATGTTGGACTAGTGCAGTACTCCAGCTCAGTCAAACTG GAGTTTCCCCTGGACcgctacaaaaacaagaaagaccTGAAAGATGCTGTGAAGAAGATGGCCTACATGGAGAGAGGAACCATGACAGGCCAGGCTCTTAATTTTATGACAGAGAACAGTCTGGGTGCCCGGCCCGGAGTCACAAAGGTTGGCATCGTCTTCACTGATGGACGCAGCCAGGATTACATCGGAGACGCTGCCAAGAGGGTCAAAGAAAACG GCTTTAAGATGTATGCTGTTGGAGTGGGCAATGCAGTTGAGGATGAGCTGAAAGAGATCGCCTCTGAGCCGACTGGAGAGCACTACTTTTACACCGCCGACTTCAAGACTATGAGCCAGATTGCCAAGAAGCTTCAGATTAACATCTGTCAAG AGGAGGACCCTTGTGAGTGCGACTCCCTTGTAAAGTTCCAAAAGAAAGTAGAAGATGCCCTACAGGCgctaacaaaaaaat TAGAGAGTATGTCGAAGAGGATCGCCTTGCTGGAGAACAAAATCGTCTGA